In Mixophyes fleayi isolate aMixFle1 chromosome 4, aMixFle1.hap1, whole genome shotgun sequence, the following proteins share a genomic window:
- the LOC142150453 gene encoding olfactory receptor 11L1-like: MQENNITFIVLIGFPGLHHFKIVLFLFLLIIYCLTISGNVLIITLVLLSKSLHLPMYIFITQVSLFDILLTTDILPNMFPIVLYEGNAISLKSCIAQFFFFANAEALECLILTVMSYDRYLAICKPLHYSVTVNDMFCVKSITFTWLLSFFMTLTNAVAMCNLTFCGANVIDHFFCDFTPLLNLACSDASIVHVQTVIICFSVIICPFIIIVISYVYIVFTISRIPSITGRQKAFSTCSSHLTVVSIFYGALISVYIVPPTGQLLGVNKVLSLFYTVVTPLLNPIIYTLRNKDIKEAFKKCKHKLNANI, from the coding sequence ATGCAAGAAAATAATATCACCTTCATTGTACTTATTGGATTTCCAGGTCTTCATCATTTCAAAATTGTTCTCTTCTTGTTCTTGCTTATTATTTACTGTCTGACTATCTCTGGAAATGTACTTATCATTACTTTGGTTTTATTAAGCAAAAGCCTGCATTTGCCTATGTACATCTTCATTACACAAGTGTCTTTGTTTGATATCTTACTGACTACAGATATTCTTCCTAACATGTTCCCTATTGTACTGTATGAAGGAAACGCAATCTCTTTGAAGAGTTGCATTGCTCAGTTTTTCTTCTTTGCCAACGCAGAAGCTTTGGAGTGTCTTATTCTGACAGTAATGTCTTACGACCGGTACTTGGCCATCTGCAAACCATTGCATTATAGCGTAACAGTGAATGACATGTTTTGTGTGAAATCAATAACTTTTACTTGGCTGCTGAGTTTTTTCATGACTTTGACCAATGCCGTCGCCATGTGCAATTTAACGTTCTGTGGAGCAAATGTTATTGATCATTTCTTCTGTGATTTTACTCCTCTGTTAAATCTTGCTTGTTCAGATGCTTCCATAGTTCACGTTCAGACTGTCATCATTTGTTTTTCAGTAATCATTTGCCCATTTATAATAATTGTGAtatcatatgtatatattgtattcacTATCTCAAGGATCCCGTCCATAACCGGGAGGcagaaagccttctccacctgcagcTCCCACCTGACTGTGGTGTCCATATTTTATGGAGCATTGATTTCTGTTTACATTGTTCCACCCACAGGACAATTGTTAGGTGTAAACAAGGTCCTTTCTCTCTTTTACACTGTTGTGACACCATTGCTGAACCCAATTATATACACATTGAGGAATAAAGACATTAAGGaagcatttaaaaaatgtaaacataaattGAATGCAAATATTTAA